In Thalassoglobus sp. JC818, a single window of DNA contains:
- the gltS gene encoding sodium/glutamate symporter, translating into MSEIQVTGVDVVIVAIAVLWVGNRITQSVSILQKYSIPIAVTGGLLCSLFVAALGALGGPEIVFEMTIRDTLLMVFFTTIGISAKFGRLAAGGKSLGVMVICAGVFLVIQDFVGVMVMKAIGSHPAYGLFAGSVSLAGGHGTAIAWGKEAEAAGLPNADLIGIAFATFGLVAGGVIGGPVAEWLIKRNNLVPESTAGHASSSEESESCEPYSLNLALRVMLVLALCLSFGEVVNAWLFSNDIKLPGFLTAMMVGIVITNLADTFQKPLPLAFFDKVGEVALQLFLAMSLMSMDLSSLASSFGTIILVLIIQVVVIALFGILVIFRAMGKDYDAAVIVGGFCGLGMGATPVAIANMSAVTRKYGPSFKAFLVVPLVGAFFIDVLNAMVIKFFVGLPIMQQPL; encoded by the coding sequence ATGAGTGAGATTCAGGTGACCGGCGTCGATGTTGTCATCGTCGCCATCGCGGTGCTGTGGGTGGGGAACCGCATCACTCAGTCTGTTTCGATTTTACAGAAGTACAGCATCCCGATCGCTGTGACTGGTGGATTGCTGTGCAGCCTGTTCGTTGCGGCACTCGGAGCTTTGGGTGGTCCCGAAATCGTGTTTGAAATGACAATTCGTGACACCCTCTTGATGGTGTTCTTCACCACGATTGGAATCTCTGCCAAGTTTGGTCGCCTCGCAGCGGGCGGGAAGTCTCTCGGAGTAATGGTCATATGCGCCGGCGTTTTTCTTGTGATTCAGGACTTCGTCGGTGTGATGGTCATGAAAGCCATCGGATCGCATCCGGCATACGGTCTCTTCGCGGGAAGTGTGTCACTCGCTGGCGGACATGGAACGGCGATTGCTTGGGGAAAAGAAGCGGAAGCTGCGGGTCTGCCGAATGCGGATTTAATCGGAATCGCGTTCGCGACATTCGGTTTAGTCGCCGGAGGAGTGATCGGCGGGCCAGTCGCTGAATGGTTGATCAAGCGAAACAACCTCGTCCCCGAAAGCACAGCTGGCCATGCAAGCAGCTCTGAAGAGTCAGAGTCTTGTGAGCCCTACTCCTTGAATCTTGCGCTGCGAGTCATGTTGGTCCTGGCCTTGTGCCTTTCATTCGGCGAAGTCGTGAATGCGTGGCTCTTTTCCAACGACATCAAGTTACCGGGGTTCCTGACTGCAATGATGGTGGGAATCGTTATCACTAATTTGGCAGACACATTTCAAAAGCCATTGCCGCTTGCTTTCTTCGACAAAGTCGGCGAAGTGGCCCTTCAATTGTTTCTGGCGATGAGTTTGATGAGCATGGATCTCTCATCGCTTGCGAGTTCCTTCGGCACGATCATTCTTGTCTTGATAATTCAAGTTGTCGTGATCGCGTTGTTTGGAATTCTCGTCATCTTTCGAGCGATGGGCAAAGACTACGACGCAGCTGTGATCGTCGGTGGATTCTGCGGACTCGGAATGGGAGCGACGCCGGTAGCGATCGCCAACATGAGTGCCGTTACCCGCAAG